From the Leptospira biflexa serovar Patoc strain 'Patoc 1 (Paris)' genome, one window contains:
- a CDS encoding MBL fold metallo-hydrolase, which translates to MKSISKKKIFALLTSTFIFGFILYFLGYPNQSVKLNPSNIDHMIPKPKEKSNLVFSIVKTGEAKTLEAFVIEGGSVSKLVTVAHSAFYIQHPKGNFLFDTGLGTKIKEQFEVFPLYLKILMEYKLIQTAKEQLESNGVDSKSIQDVFFSHLHWDHASGLKDFPNAKIHSVKEELNHPDIALGYIPSQFDGDSVKWNHLTFSNQPYGPYANHLDWFGDGTVVFVPMKGHSEGSVGLFLHTENGEVYFLTGDIVWRKEGFLELKHKPRGARWIVDYDVVKLGEEIVRVHGLMNQNPKLVVIPAHDHDTQNPLGFYPKVIGGKNLVTMQSFGKTSSHKKE; encoded by the coding sequence ATGAAATCCATTTCTAAAAAGAAAATTTTCGCCTTACTCACATCCACCTTCATCTTTGGATTCATTTTGTATTTTTTAGGATATCCGAATCAATCCGTAAAATTGAATCCAAGTAACATTGATCATATGATTCCGAAACCAAAGGAAAAATCAAATTTGGTTTTTTCCATTGTAAAAACAGGAGAAGCAAAAACCTTGGAAGCCTTTGTCATTGAAGGTGGTTCTGTCTCCAAACTTGTGACTGTCGCTCACTCCGCATTCTACATCCAACACCCCAAAGGAAATTTTTTATTTGATACGGGACTTGGGACCAAAATCAAAGAGCAGTTCGAAGTATTCCCACTGTATCTCAAAATTTTGATGGAATACAAACTCATCCAAACCGCCAAAGAACAATTGGAATCCAATGGTGTGGATTCTAAATCCATTCAGGATGTATTCTTTTCTCATTTGCATTGGGACCATGCCAGTGGACTCAAAGACTTTCCGAATGCCAAAATCCATAGTGTGAAGGAAGAATTGAATCATCCAGACATTGCACTTGGTTACATCCCCTCCCAATTTGATGGAGATTCTGTGAAATGGAACCACCTTACATTCAGCAATCAACCTTACGGTCCTTATGCGAATCATCTAGATTGGTTTGGTGATGGGACCGTTGTATTTGTTCCTATGAAAGGTCATAGTGAAGGATCTGTTGGTCTATTTTTACACACAGAAAACGGTGAAGTCTATTTTTTAACGGGTGATATCGTTTGGAGAAAAGAAGGGTTTTTGGAACTCAAACACAAACCAAGAGGTGCCAGATGGATCGTGGATTATGATGTAGTGAAACTCGGAGAAGAAATTGTCCGCGTTCATGGACTGATGAATCAAAATCCAAAACTAGTTGTGATCCCAGCTCACGATCATGATACACAAAATCCACTCGGATTCTATCCAAAGGTAATTGGAGGCAAGAACTTAGTGACAATGCAATCCTTTGGAAAGACTTCTTCGCATAAAAAAGAATGA
- the fliG gene encoding flagellar motor switch protein FliG — MINKKPSLTGRQKAAIFLVAVGNDTASEIFKHLREDEIEQITFEIARLDKITPEDKEKVLVEFNELMMAQEFITNGGIDFARGLLEKALGNQKAIDIINRLTSSLQVRPFDFIRRTDPAHLLNFIQGEHPQTIALILSYLDPQKASNILSNLPHQIQAEVAKRIATMDRVSPGVLREVERVLERKLSTLASEDYTSAGGIDSVVEILNLVYRGTEKTIIEALEEEDPELAEEIKKRMFVFEDIVLLDDRAIQKVMREVDNTDLAKALKSVDSEVQDKIFKNMSKRAANLLREDMDFMGPVRLKDVEDAQQKIVNIIRKLEEAGEIVVARAGEDELVV, encoded by the coding sequence ATGATCAATAAGAAGCCATCGCTCACAGGAAGACAAAAGGCCGCCATCTTTTTGGTAGCGGTTGGAAACGATACGGCATCCGAAATCTTCAAACACCTCCGAGAAGACGAGATCGAACAAATCACGTTCGAGATTGCTCGTTTAGATAAAATCACGCCAGAGGACAAAGAAAAAGTGCTCGTTGAGTTCAATGAACTCATGATGGCTCAGGAATTCATCACCAATGGTGGTATTGACTTTGCTCGGGGACTACTTGAAAAGGCTCTCGGGAACCAGAAAGCTATCGATATCATCAACCGGCTCACTTCGTCACTGCAAGTACGGCCATTCGACTTCATTCGTAGAACAGACCCGGCCCACCTCCTCAACTTCATCCAGGGGGAACACCCGCAGACCATCGCTCTTATTTTATCCTATTTGGATCCACAAAAAGCATCCAATATCTTATCAAACTTACCGCATCAAATTCAGGCGGAAGTTGCCAAACGAATTGCAACCATGGACCGTGTGTCACCAGGCGTACTCCGTGAAGTGGAACGCGTGTTAGAGCGTAAACTTTCGACTCTTGCTTCTGAAGATTATACTTCTGCGGGTGGTATCGATTCTGTGGTGGAGATTTTGAACTTGGTCTACCGGGGAACGGAGAAGACCATCATCGAAGCTCTGGAAGAAGAAGACCCGGAACTTGCCGAAGAGATCAAAAAACGGATGTTCGTATTCGAAGATATCGTTCTCCTCGACGACCGTGCGATCCAAAAGGTAATGCGCGAAGTGGACAACACCGATTTAGCCAAAGCATTAAAATCAGTGGATTCTGAAGTTCAGGATAAAATCTTTAAAAACATGTCCAAACGTGCGGCAAATTTACTCCGTGAGGATATGGACTTTATGGGTCCTGTTCGTTTGAAAGACGTGGAAGATGCGCAGCAAAAAATTGTAAACATCATCCGTAAACTGGAAGAAGCAGGCGAGATCGTTGTGGCTCGTGCGGGAGAAGACGAACTTGTGGTGTAG
- a CDS encoding M23 family metallopeptidase, which yields MMVRSISILSFILFFVQAVPAESREVKKKIPKHTVSSGNYFVKKEEKNFSLLMEARRFGRGEVIFLRLTPKDKKWINESYKLSWLGKDVILTKRENSMIAFLPISPDTPAGAMTLEIVSKIFFVKRGQKQYQIILEPTKFQVIKKNQQIKVDEKFVTKELPKETLDFIQECKNAKETAFTKSSQLQFQKNFKNPLESIYITSKFYVRRDYNNKQGRPHGGVDFRGKTGTPILAIQDGTVVLAQKTYYEGNFTIIDHGNKIFSFYMHQDEIKVKVGELVKQGQQIGTVGTTGMSTGPHLHLGAKINGVLVDPLSLIALQSISESN from the coding sequence ATGATGGTTCGTTCTATTTCTATCCTATCCTTCATTTTATTTTTTGTCCAAGCCGTTCCCGCAGAATCTCGCGAAGTCAAAAAGAAAATTCCAAAACATACTGTAAGCTCTGGAAATTATTTTGTTAAAAAAGAAGAGAAGAATTTTTCGCTTCTGATGGAAGCTCGCCGTTTTGGTCGAGGGGAAGTGATTTTTTTACGTTTAACTCCGAAAGATAAAAAATGGATCAATGAATCATATAAACTGAGTTGGTTAGGGAAGGATGTAATCCTAACCAAACGGGAAAATAGTATGATTGCTTTTTTGCCCATTTCTCCTGACACTCCGGCGGGAGCGATGACTTTGGAAATCGTTTCCAAAATCTTTTTTGTGAAACGGGGGCAAAAACAATATCAAATTATATTGGAGCCAACCAAGTTCCAAGTGATCAAAAAAAACCAACAGATCAAAGTAGATGAAAAATTTGTCACGAAGGAACTTCCAAAAGAAACTTTGGATTTTATCCAAGAGTGTAAAAATGCGAAAGAAACCGCATTTACGAAATCAAGTCAATTGCAGTTCCAAAAAAACTTTAAAAATCCACTCGAATCCATTTACATTACAAGTAAGTTCTATGTTAGGCGAGACTATAATAACAAACAAGGCCGTCCACATGGAGGAGTTGATTTTCGAGGTAAAACGGGAACACCAATTCTAGCGATCCAAGATGGAACTGTTGTCTTAGCTCAAAAAACATACTATGAAGGAAATTTTACCATCATCGATCATGGAAACAAAATCTTTTCCTTCTATATGCACCAAGACGAAATCAAAGTAAAGGTGGGTGAATTGGTAAAACAAGGACAACAAATTGGAACTGTTGGTACGACAGGTATGTCTACAGGTCCTCACTTACATTTAGGTGCAAAAATCAATGGAGTGTTAGTGGATCCACTTTCTCTGATTGCATTACAATCCATTTCTGAATCGAATTGA
- a CDS encoding HmuY family protein: protein MTDQELFVNNLITSIVNAGNPNALDKIVFSRAIGDGSYSTRFNATNLDFFIYFQFEGNKQIPFSEKDSLTWDIAFNRYKVATNSGETNRFGLGGACKSNTTDFGVASSTSAASQGCTNFSIDVASTTQGIGGAGAVYIGNPLATEWYFYTIGFLTPKPDIFLIRSGTGTSVYAVHIENYYSDAGTSGYPTIRWKKLP, encoded by the coding sequence TTGACCGACCAAGAATTATTTGTGAACAATCTGATCACAAGTATAGTGAATGCTGGCAATCCCAATGCTTTGGATAAAATTGTATTCTCCCGTGCCATTGGTGACGGGAGTTATTCAACAAGATTCAATGCCACTAATTTAGACTTTTTTATCTACTTTCAATTCGAAGGGAATAAACAAATCCCATTTTCCGAAAAAGATTCCCTCACCTGGGACATCGCATTTAACCGGTATAAGGTGGCTACAAATTCAGGAGAAACCAATCGATTTGGACTCGGTGGAGCTTGCAAAAGTAACACAACTGATTTTGGTGTGGCTAGTTCCACTTCTGCGGCCTCTCAAGGTTGTACCAATTTTTCCATTGATGTGGCTTCCACCACACAAGGGATAGGTGGAGCAGGAGCAGTATATATAGGCAATCCTCTCGCTACAGAATGGTATTTTTATACAATTGGTTTTTTAACTCCAAAACCCGATATCTTCTTAATCCGTTCTGGTACAGGAACTTCGGTATACGCCGTACATATTGAAAATTATTATAGTGATGCAGGTACCTCTGGTTACCCAACCATCCGATGGAAAAAACTTCCATAA
- a CDS encoding helix-turn-helix domain-containing protein: MEKVNHFRNYRERKNLTRIQLSEKLNIPRSAIELLESEEWLRSKFDYVVLVAKELGLSLIDLIRNEFDYDLEREFFNEEEFEEIVARYANARVTLILSELKLFCRNAKVRLDDFDVTELSFSMGSLHKLITLNQKLERGEISTKDALVEFPPKWGKFSNRSN; encoded by the coding sequence ATGGAAAAAGTAAATCATTTCAGAAATTACAGAGAAAGAAAGAACCTCACACGCATTCAATTATCAGAAAAATTGAATATACCTCGCTCAGCCATTGAGTTATTGGAATCGGAAGAATGGCTCCGGTCGAAATTTGATTATGTCGTTTTGGTCGCAAAAGAACTGGGGCTGTCTCTTATCGATCTCATTCGGAATGAATTTGATTATGATTTGGAACGCGAATTTTTTAACGAAGAGGAATTTGAGGAAATCGTCGCTCGTTACGCCAATGCAAGAGTCACATTGATTCTATCTGAATTAAAATTATTCTGTCGCAATGCCAAAGTGCGTTTGGATGACTTTGATGTGACCGAACTTTCGTTCTCTATGGGAAGTTTGCATAAACTGATCACATTGAATCAAAAATTGGAACGAGGTGAAATCAGCACAAAGGATGCGCTTGTCGAATTTCCACCAAAATGGGGAAAGTTTAGCAACCGAAGTAACTGA
- a CDS encoding TonB-dependent receptor plug domain-containing protein, whose amino-acid sequence MTLNLQFCIPILCLFLLFFGELHAQTRTNGKITKPIPKTETTPADPKNETTQDPTNLKPNSQPGTEESKPEETAEEDRFKDLDNKNGIVVTGSRGERRLKDSAVATEVISRKRIEQTGARNLGEVLDTQIGINVTPFFGGSQVQMLGLDSKYVLFLVDGQRVAGRLNNTIDLTRFKVQNIERIEIVKGSSSSLYGADAIGGVINIITKQAEKPEHYQFRTSYGNGRQMNFGSQGEKNMIADVGFKNDFVATNFFGGFNQAGAYDLDPRTPATTGNSFQDNNLGGNMTFNPDGQFKVKTGINYLNRNQAGIDSRSTGGVFDRSNMTNDFLALGALEYTYGKRNMVSLRGNFSRWENHYKLDQRNSNELDVKEITNEFSSQGVAQIDHEIHKDHMITAGFESFSEELQTDRLERRNAYRTRRAAFLQDEWVVWRQGIVWRLVPGVRHDVDSQFGGQTTPKIATKVDITSNLVFRASYGKGFRPPSFRELYLRFENPGVGYVVEGNDKLRPEKSTTVNADIEYSPFKYWTLSLSVFRNDITDLIQYTFGTRTSEFANFQLKNVQRAYTRGVEAGSRVRFWKYFALELGYNQTDTRDLTTDRPLEGRALHQGTMNFFVNAPGGWEFALRAKRLDKRPFYSTTNEFTTGTSTALIDQQTRSVEENNKVVYGKPFTLLNVRMEKKFFEGRMSLFLGVDNVLDQYELTYNPIRPRFYYGGLQATF is encoded by the coding sequence ATGACACTGAATCTACAATTTTGTATTCCAATCCTTTGTTTGTTTCTTTTATTTTTTGGAGAACTCCATGCACAAACACGTACAAATGGAAAAATAACAAAACCAATTCCCAAAACTGAAACAACACCTGCTGATCCAAAAAACGAAACTACCCAAGACCCAACAAATTTAAAACCAAATTCACAACCGGGAACAGAAGAATCTAAACCAGAAGAAACGGCTGAAGAAGATCGTTTCAAAGATTTGGACAATAAAAATGGAATTGTTGTAACTGGATCACGAGGAGAACGCCGTCTCAAAGACTCCGCCGTGGCTACAGAAGTCATCTCACGAAAAAGGATCGAACAAACGGGTGCACGTAACTTAGGTGAGGTGCTGGATACACAAATTGGAATCAATGTTACACCTTTTTTTGGTGGATCCCAAGTACAAATGTTGGGACTCGATTCGAAGTATGTCTTATTTTTAGTTGATGGCCAACGTGTGGCAGGAAGGCTCAACAACACCATTGATTTAACTCGTTTTAAGGTACAAAACATTGAACGGATTGAAATTGTAAAAGGAAGTTCTTCTTCCCTTTACGGAGCAGATGCCATTGGCGGTGTGATCAATATCATCACAAAACAAGCTGAAAAACCAGAACATTATCAATTCCGCACTTCTTACGGTAACGGTCGCCAAATGAACTTTGGATCCCAAGGCGAAAAAAACATGATCGCCGATGTTGGATTCAAAAATGATTTTGTGGCGACTAATTTTTTTGGTGGGTTTAACCAAGCAGGTGCTTATGACCTAGATCCAAGAACGCCAGCCACAACGGGAAACTCTTTCCAAGACAATAACCTTGGAGGGAATATGACGTTTAATCCCGATGGACAATTTAAAGTCAAAACTGGAATCAATTATCTGAACCGCAACCAAGCTGGTATTGACTCACGTTCCACTGGCGGTGTTTTTGATCGGTCGAACATGACGAACGACTTTTTAGCGTTAGGTGCACTTGAATACACTTATGGAAAACGAAATATGGTTTCTCTTCGTGGAAACTTTTCACGTTGGGAAAATCATTATAAATTAGACCAAAGAAATTCCAACGAACTCGATGTAAAAGAAATCACAAACGAATTTTCCTCGCAAGGTGTGGCCCAAATCGATCATGAAATTCACAAAGACCACATGATCACTGCTGGATTTGAATCATTTTCAGAAGAACTACAAACAGATCGTTTGGAACGAAGGAACGCTTACCGTACAAGAAGAGCTGCATTCTTACAAGATGAATGGGTGGTATGGCGCCAAGGTATTGTTTGGCGATTAGTTCCTGGAGTTCGCCATGATGTAGATTCACAATTTGGAGGACAAACCACTCCCAAAATTGCGACCAAAGTCGATATCACAAGTAACTTAGTCTTTCGAGCCAGTTACGGAAAAGGATTTCGCCCACCTTCCTTTCGCGAATTGTACTTACGATTTGAAAACCCTGGCGTTGGTTATGTCGTGGAAGGAAACGACAAACTTCGTCCTGAAAAATCAACAACAGTCAATGCTGATATCGAATACTCACCGTTTAAGTATTGGACTTTGTCTTTGAGTGTGTTCCGGAATGATATTACGGATCTCATCCAATATACTTTTGGAACAAGGACAAGTGAATTTGCCAATTTCCAATTAAAGAACGTACAACGTGCATATACGAGAGGAGTGGAAGCTGGCTCCCGTGTTCGTTTTTGGAAATACTTTGCACTTGAACTTGGCTACAACCAAACCGACACAAGGGACCTAACAACGGATAGACCTCTAGAAGGGCGTGCACTCCACCAAGGTACGATGAATTTTTTTGTGAATGCACCTGGTGGTTGGGAATTTGCCCTTCGTGCCAAACGTTTAGACAAACGGCCTTTTTATAGTACAACCAATGAGTTTACAACAGGAACTAGTACTGCCCTCATTGACCAACAAACACGAAGTGTAGAAGAAAACAATAAAGTCGTTTATGGAAAACCATTCACTCTTCTAAACGTTCGGATGGAGAAAAAATTTTTTGAAGGGAGGATGTCGCTATTTTTAGGAGTAGACAATGTTTTGGACCAATACGAGCTTACTTACAATCCTATTCGTCCAAGGTTTTACTATGGCGGACTCCAAGCTACATTCTAA
- a CDS encoding DUF3015 domain-containing protein has translation MFSFPRLILFIFHITIISILSVLHFKPLHAEPYGMAGCGLGSMVPVWKNDIGQILAATTNISFSSQTFGITSGTSNCTNDGIVKKEMAQEVFIAYNEAPLELETTKGSGERIRAMATLLGCPTHASELGKLMKENHSYLFAKSKLETEIRSKEILTRIKTQIASDKTLSLVCSH, from the coding sequence ATGTTTTCCTTCCCTCGTTTGATTCTTTTTATCTTTCACATAACAATCATTAGCATATTATCTGTATTACATTTCAAACCATTACACGCAGAACCATATGGAATGGCAGGATGCGGTCTTGGTTCTATGGTGCCTGTTTGGAAAAATGACATTGGTCAAATCCTTGCTGCAACAACCAATATCAGTTTTTCTTCTCAAACATTTGGAATCACATCGGGAACTTCCAATTGTACAAATGACGGTATCGTAAAAAAAGAAATGGCCCAAGAAGTATTCATCGCTTACAACGAAGCACCTTTAGAACTCGAAACGACCAAAGGTTCTGGCGAAAGGATTCGTGCCATGGCAACTCTATTAGGTTGTCCAACACATGCTTCTGAATTGGGCAAACTCATGAAAGAAAACCATTCATATCTTTTTGCTAAATCTAAATTAGAAACAGAAATTCGTTCCAAAGAAATTTTAACACGAATTAAAACACAAATAGCTTCTGATAAAACTTTAAGTTTAGTTTGTTCTCATTAA
- a CDS encoding sensor domain-containing protein, translating to MSLKQITIYIEESELNFFNRLLRDITNIDTCHVHSFPSILKIKPGTIQDSAVFLFWNDSNAMEKQKFIFEHFPESPYVILSTNLLSPEDLSQVAHPTFLHLAEPTYSVGTLDLVLNFAERLIEDMNRSIAYDKIREKVVVLENVFEESLDVLMQIDPNTKHIINANKQAVVVLEYALEEIVGKEFSYFMPPVEVDEDAEFEGNLIESTALRTKSGRLIPTESSFRLFPVNGKMAIWATFRDITDRKRSQEQVKNQKAFYEFILDNLDSDIAVLNSNFEYEYTNPVFLSNREIRKWLYKKTDVDLAEKLDLPQEFYERRKKFLDIAAKNNEIVEFEELIQDQNDKVTYLLRKYIPIDDSETNQKRFISFGVDITERKLSEERITYLAYYDALTGLANRTLFIDHANQALKNHKSTETLLAFYFFDIDNFKFINDSLGHTKGDILLQMVGARLKRVMTEVDTVARFGGDEFAILKVDVSNKSSAAEFAQKILDILSQPFHIMGRDLFTTISMGIALSPNDGVTSAELLKNSDMAMYKAKELGRNNYKFYTNELILRSEKRLYIENSLRKAIQNEELLLFFQPKISTITNQVCGAEALIRWKHPERGWVPPIEFIPVAEDSGIIERIGDWVLEEACRLKKQWSEKNLPSFPLSINVSGKQLARANWSHRVQATILQYGINPEEIELELTESSIMENPEKSIEAFEYLSELGIKVSIDDFGTGYSSLSYLKKINADVIKIDRSFVVDLELNEDDRAICKAIINMAHSLGLEVIAEGVENPAQRDLLHDLGCHMIQGYLYSKPLPEDEFVVFVQKFNESAKTK from the coding sequence ATGTCACTGAAGCAGATCACAATCTATATTGAAGAATCTGAGCTGAATTTCTTTAACAGGCTATTACGGGACATAACAAACATCGATACATGCCATGTGCATAGTTTCCCATCGATCTTAAAAATCAAACCTGGAACCATACAAGACTCTGCCGTTTTTTTATTTTGGAATGATTCCAATGCGATGGAGAAACAAAAATTTATTTTTGAACACTTTCCAGAATCACCGTATGTCATTTTATCCACAAATCTTCTCAGTCCCGAAGATCTCTCGCAAGTGGCACACCCAACATTCTTACATTTAGCAGAACCAACTTACTCGGTGGGTACTTTAGATTTAGTTTTAAACTTCGCAGAACGCCTGATAGAAGACATGAACCGGTCAATTGCTTATGACAAAATCCGTGAAAAGGTTGTGGTCTTAGAAAACGTCTTTGAAGAATCGTTAGACGTATTGATGCAAATAGATCCAAACACCAAACATATCATCAATGCGAACAAACAAGCCGTCGTTGTTTTGGAATATGCGCTGGAAGAAATTGTTGGCAAAGAGTTTTCATACTTTATGCCACCAGTGGAAGTGGATGAAGACGCTGAGTTTGAAGGAAATTTAATCGAAAGCACGGCCTTACGAACCAAATCAGGCAGGTTGATACCCACAGAGTCCTCGTTTCGATTGTTTCCTGTGAATGGTAAGATGGCGATTTGGGCCACCTTTCGTGATATCACGGATCGTAAACGTTCCCAAGAACAAGTCAAAAACCAAAAAGCTTTTTATGAATTCATTTTGGATAATTTAGATTCAGACATTGCCGTATTAAATTCCAATTTTGAATATGAGTATACAAATCCAGTATTTTTATCCAATCGGGAAATTCGTAAGTGGTTGTACAAAAAAACAGATGTTGATCTAGCTGAAAAGTTGGACCTTCCTCAAGAATTTTATGAACGTAGAAAAAAATTCTTAGATATTGCCGCTAAAAATAATGAAATTGTCGAATTTGAAGAACTCATTCAGGACCAAAACGACAAAGTAACCTATTTACTTAGAAAATACATACCGATTGATGACTCAGAAACCAATCAAAAACGGTTTATTAGTTTTGGAGTTGATATCACAGAACGAAAGTTATCCGAAGAAAGGATCACCTATCTTGCTTACTACGATGCGTTGACAGGTTTAGCAAACCGAACTTTATTCATCGACCATGCCAACCAAGCTCTTAAAAATCATAAATCGACGGAAACCTTACTCGCCTTCTATTTTTTTGATATCGATAATTTTAAATTCATCAATGACAGTTTGGGTCATACAAAAGGTGATATTTTATTACAGATGGTCGGAGCCAGACTCAAACGAGTGATGACAGAAGTGGATACGGTGGCTCGTTTTGGTGGAGATGAATTTGCGATTCTAAAAGTGGATGTTTCGAATAAAAGTTCAGCCGCTGAATTTGCTCAGAAGATATTAGATATATTAAGCCAACCGTTTCATATTATGGGTCGCGATTTGTTCACAACGATTAGTATGGGAATTGCCTTATCTCCGAATGATGGAGTGACTTCGGCAGAATTATTAAAAAATTCAGACATGGCAATGTATAAGGCGAAGGAACTTGGCCGAAATAATTATAAATTTTATACCAATGAACTGATATTACGTTCCGAAAAACGATTGTACATCGAAAATTCACTTCGTAAAGCAATTCAAAACGAAGAATTACTCTTATTCTTCCAACCAAAAATATCGACCATCACCAACCAAGTTTGTGGGGCAGAAGCTCTCATCCGATGGAAGCACCCGGAACGTGGTTGGGTTCCACCAATTGAATTTATCCCGGTGGCAGAAGACTCAGGGATCATAGAAAGGATTGGGGATTGGGTTTTGGAAGAAGCTTGTCGTTTGAAAAAACAATGGAGTGAAAAAAATCTCCCCAGTTTTCCATTGAGTATCAATGTGAGTGGAAAACAACTTGCACGCGCTAACTGGTCGCACCGAGTGCAGGCAACGATTTTACAATACGGAATCAATCCAGAAGAAATTGAATTGGAACTCACTGAAAGTTCTATCATGGAAAATCCCGAAAAAAGTATCGAGGCCTTTGAATATCTCTCAGAACTAGGAATTAAAGTTTCTATTGATGATTTTGGAACTGGGTATAGTTCGTTAAGTTATTTAAAAAAGATCAATGCTGATGTGATAAAAATTGATCGTTCTTTCGTAGTGGACTTGGAACTGAATGAAGATGATAGAGCCATTTGTAAAGCCATCATCAATATGGCACATTCATTGGGACTTGAAGTGATTGCAGAAGGAGTGGAAAATCCGGCCCAAAGGGATTTGTTACATGATTTAGGATGCCATATGATCCAAGGTTATTTGTATAGTAAACCCCTCCCTGAAGATGAATTTGTTGTCTTTGTGCAAAAATTTAACGAATCTGCCAAAACAAAATAG
- a CDS encoding LIC20153 family lipoprotein: MNSLATKFKSLVLLALVAGLSLQCEKKEEEDTTTLLLASALFSSQGDCTVSAPPRASINTFTTAVTANGTGTISKIGSVPVVGHQTAALKLTAKNTTQVALSGKSFVIVYQSSACPLATSTTTGFAPSNLTASAEFTNSYTLDGSNGSITFNGAGDYYIFFYAIPSRGQAANITYTVTNL, translated from the coding sequence ATGAATTCCCTAGCTACAAAGTTTAAATCATTGGTTCTACTAGCTCTCGTGGCTGGACTTAGCCTGCAGTGCGAGAAAAAAGAAGAGGAAGATACAACAACATTGTTGTTGGCATCCGCGTTATTTAGTTCCCAAGGGGATTGCACTGTGTCGGCACCGCCGAGAGCAAGTATCAATACCTTTACCACAGCAGTGACTGCGAACGGAACAGGAACCATTAGTAAAATTGGATCGGTGCCAGTCGTAGGACACCAAACTGCAGCCTTGAAACTAACGGCCAAAAACACCACGCAAGTGGCACTTAGCGGAAAGTCATTTGTGATTGTTTACCAATCTTCCGCATGCCCCCTAGCTACTTCTACAACAACCGGTTTTGCACCATCAAATCTAACAGCATCAGCTGAATTTACCAATTCATACACGCTTGATGGATCAAATGGTAGTATCACGTTTAACGGAGCAGGAGACTATTACATCTTCTTTTATGCAATCCCTTCGCGTGGACAAGCGGCGAATATTACTTATACTGTTACCAACTTATAG
- a CDS encoding TetR/AcrR family transcriptional regulator: MNPSLLFGKGEFIDFYVDRSIINSANGFVGKKGFDTKQKMIEVMASLLEEEGYERAGLSELGKETGTPKGSLYFHFPGGKDELTSLAILYSGKQLNDFFLSVFGNCDSPQQAIKQVFHALEERIVTSNFQKGCPIATTAMETAGKTTIVSDACKDVYALWIKTFETYLVGSGYTSRLAKTLSLSIFALWEGSLLLSKLQKSAEPLRMAEKTAESLLKQT, encoded by the coding sequence ATGAATCCATCCCTTTTGTTTGGAAAGGGAGAGTTTATAGATTTTTATGTTGACCGGTCTATTATTAATTCAGCCAATGGGTTTGTGGGCAAAAAAGGATTCGATACCAAACAAAAGATGATCGAGGTGATGGCCTCTCTTTTGGAAGAAGAAGGATATGAAAGGGCAGGTCTCTCCGAACTCGGGAAAGAAACGGGGACACCGAAAGGTTCTCTCTACTTTCACTTTCCAGGAGGAAAGGATGAACTGACAAGCCTTGCCATTCTGTACTCGGGAAAACAATTGAATGATTTTTTTCTCAGTGTATTTGGGAATTGTGATTCACCACAACAGGCCATTAAACAAGTGTTCCATGCTCTAGAGGAAAGAATTGTGACAAGTAATTTCCAAAAAGGTTGCCCCATCGCCACAACTGCCATGGAGACCGCTGGTAAAACGACTATTGTTTCGGATGCATGTAAAGACGTGTATGCCCTATGGATCAAAACCTTTGAAACCTATTTGGTGGGAAGCGGTTACACATCACGCCTTGCCAAAACTTTATCCCTTTCGATTTTCGCTTTATGGGAAGGATCTTTATTACTTTCCAAATTACAAAAATCGGCCGAGCCATTGCGGATGGCAGAAAAAACCGCTGAGAGTTTGTTAAAACAAACTTAA